One part of the Terrimicrobium sacchariphilum genome encodes these proteins:
- a CDS encoding HIT family protein, translating to MSDSFPREHLEGLWAPWRVEYFEHKETSDPDFLLTAANSPDDEEHFVVARRKTCFLIMNKYPYSAGHLMVVPYRKINQLQDLTEEEVLETWELCVHAQQLLTICVRAQGFNVGWNIGRAGGAGVDDHLHMHVVPRWIGDSNFMTTISGTRVIPEGLTPLYKRLREARSSLEG from the coding sequence ATGAGCGACTCCTTTCCCCGCGAGCACCTCGAAGGCCTCTGGGCCCCGTGGCGCGTTGAGTATTTTGAACACAAGGAAACCTCCGACCCCGACTTTCTTCTCACCGCAGCAAACTCCCCGGATGACGAGGAGCACTTCGTGGTGGCCCGGCGAAAGACGTGTTTCCTCATCATGAACAAGTACCCGTATTCCGCGGGGCACCTCATGGTGGTGCCCTATCGCAAGATCAACCAGCTCCAGGACCTCACCGAGGAAGAAGTGCTGGAGACCTGGGAGCTCTGCGTCCATGCCCAGCAACTCCTCACCATCTGCGTACGCGCACAAGGTTTCAACGTCGGCTGGAACATTGGCCGGGCTGGCGGCGCGGGAGTGGATGACCATCTTCACATGCACGTCGTCCCCCGCTGGATCGGCGACTCAAACTTCATGACCACCATCAGCGGCACCCGAGTCATTCCCGAGGGACTGACCCCGCTCTACAAGCGCCTCCGCGAAGCCCGCAGCTCGCTCGAGGGTTGA
- a CDS encoding radical SAM/SPASM domain-containing protein: MINLTRLYLGASQPADGLRYGTGHHRPFASARERRPVVVWNITRRCNLSCMHCYSDSCNQNYEGELSFEECKGVIDDLADFGVPAVLLSGGEPMIRQDFFSLARYAAKRGLPFTLSTNGTLLSRPAVFSLRQMSCRYVGISLDGIGKVHDKFRGRVGAFERAVEGFRNCQKIGQKSGLRLTLSRNNIDDLDNVLKFIEDYDIPRVCFYHLVFSGRGSNLQLVEPERTRMALDKILDRIKIWQSKGIEREVLTVDQPADGAYLYLRLQEEDPARADDAFKLMQWNGGGANSSGVGIANIDSQGNVHPDQFWQTHTIGNVRDHKFSEIWTQSSDELLTGLRDRLPRLKGRCGSCRFQKVCGGGFRVRAAQVHNDPWATDPGCYLTDEETLAA; encoded by the coding sequence ATGATTAATCTGACTCGTCTTTATCTCGGAGCCAGCCAGCCGGCCGACGGCTTGCGTTACGGCACCGGTCATCATCGGCCTTTTGCCTCCGCCCGGGAGCGTCGCCCCGTGGTCGTCTGGAACATCACCCGCCGGTGCAATCTCTCCTGCATGCACTGCTACTCCGACTCGTGCAACCAGAACTACGAGGGAGAGCTTTCGTTTGAGGAATGCAAGGGTGTCATCGACGACCTGGCCGATTTCGGTGTCCCGGCGGTGTTGCTCTCCGGTGGAGAGCCCATGATCCGGCAGGATTTTTTCTCCCTCGCCCGTTATGCGGCCAAGCGTGGGCTGCCTTTTACCCTCTCAACCAATGGCACCCTGCTTTCGCGACCGGCGGTTTTCAGCCTGCGTCAGATGTCCTGCCGCTACGTGGGGATCTCGCTCGACGGTATCGGCAAGGTGCACGACAAATTCCGTGGCCGCGTCGGGGCATTTGAGCGCGCCGTGGAGGGCTTCCGCAACTGCCAGAAGATCGGACAGAAGTCCGGCCTGCGTCTCACCCTGTCCCGCAATAATATCGATGACCTCGACAACGTCCTGAAGTTCATCGAGGACTACGACATTCCTCGCGTTTGCTTCTATCATCTGGTCTTCAGTGGGCGAGGGTCCAATCTCCAACTCGTTGAACCTGAGCGCACTCGCATGGCTCTCGACAAGATTCTCGACAGGATCAAAATCTGGCAGAGCAAAGGAATCGAGCGTGAGGTCCTTACCGTGGATCAACCGGCGGATGGCGCCTACCTCTACCTGCGCCTGCAGGAGGAGGACCCTGCCAGGGCCGACGATGCGTTCAAGCTCATGCAGTGGAATGGCGGCGGCGCCAATAGCTCCGGTGTCGGGATCGCCAATATTGACAGCCAGGGCAATGTGCATCCCGACCAGTTCTGGCAGACCCACACGATCGGAAATGTGCGAGATCACAAATTCAGCGAGATTTGGACTCAATCCAGTGATGAACTTTTGACCGGGCTTCGCGACCGATTGCCGAGATTGAAAGGTCGCTGTGGATCGTGCAGATTCCAGAAAGTCTGCGGTGGCGGCTTCCGGGTTCGTGCAGCGCAGGTGCATAACGATCCTTGGGCCACAGACCCCGGATGTTACCTTACTGATGAAGAAACGCTCGCAGCATAA
- the feoB gene encoding ferrous iron transport protein B produces the protein MGNRRATTGIATIALIGNPNTGKSTLFNRLTGSRQRIGNYPGVTVAKKSGRMVLDGREINVLDLPGSYSLAASSPDERISSDVLSGRGEDVPDLTICVVDSRQLARSLQLACQIADLGVPLIIALNFMDEVVASGQSVNAALLSQRLGVPVIPISARKGQGLDGLYRAIGECLQTPVFLRTPQWPQCVKSATEVLRNQLITNIHLSDAELRRILFDHRSSYLDLVGCPESERKPIVEKGRTPIRDAGFDPYSIEMVVFQKLISELLEGVTRADNHAQIQMTGRIDSILTHRFFGLLIFAGLMFMVFEAIYTLAGPAMDLIDTLFSWLGEVVGNFLAPVPVFQSLVCDGIIAGAGGVVVFLPQIFLLFFFVSLLEDTGYMARAAFLMDKLFGWCGLNGKSFVPLLSSYACAVPGIFATRTIENPRARLVTVLVAPLMSCSARLPVYLLLIGAFIEPVWGVWAASLTLFAIQMLGLFVALPLAWVVNRFIFKTPSQPFIMEMPPYRFPVPKDVLWRMWMGGKEFLQRAGTIIVVISVIIWALLYFPHKQGAHDQSADPVVQAEQIEQSFLGRAGHALQPIFAPAGFDWKITVGVLASFPAREVIVSTLGIIYRLGGDVEDSDGALADALRAERWPDGPHKGQPVFTLPVALAIMVFFAFCMQCSSTLVVIAREVGARYAVLTFVYMTTLAWVAAVAVYQTTSLFL, from the coding sequence ATGGGGAATCGCCGCGCCACTACCGGAATCGCGACCATCGCGTTGATCGGGAATCCCAATACGGGAAAAAGCACACTTTTCAATCGCCTGACGGGTTCCCGTCAGCGCATCGGTAACTACCCGGGTGTGACTGTAGCCAAGAAATCCGGGCGGATGGTTCTCGATGGGCGGGAGATCAATGTTCTCGATCTTCCCGGTTCTTATTCACTCGCGGCGAGTTCGCCCGACGAACGAATTTCCTCCGACGTCCTGTCCGGCCGCGGCGAGGACGTGCCGGATCTCACCATCTGCGTCGTCGACTCGCGTCAACTGGCGCGGAGCCTGCAACTGGCTTGTCAGATTGCGGACTTGGGAGTCCCGCTGATCATTGCCCTTAATTTCATGGACGAAGTCGTGGCTTCGGGCCAGTCGGTCAATGCGGCACTGCTCAGCCAGAGGCTGGGTGTGCCGGTCATTCCGATCTCCGCGCGAAAAGGCCAGGGACTTGATGGCCTGTATCGGGCGATCGGCGAGTGTCTGCAGACGCCCGTATTTCTTCGCACTCCGCAGTGGCCGCAATGCGTGAAAAGCGCCACGGAGGTGTTGCGCAATCAGCTCATAACAAACATCCATCTCTCGGATGCGGAACTCCGCCGCATCCTCTTTGATCATCGCTCTTCTTATCTCGACCTGGTGGGATGCCCGGAGAGCGAGCGCAAGCCGATCGTGGAGAAGGGCCGCACTCCCATCCGTGACGCGGGATTTGATCCGTATTCGATCGAGATGGTGGTTTTTCAGAAGCTGATCTCTGAGCTTTTGGAGGGGGTCACTCGTGCGGACAATCATGCGCAGATCCAGATGACGGGACGCATCGACTCGATCCTGACTCATCGTTTCTTCGGTCTTCTCATTTTTGCGGGGCTGATGTTCATGGTCTTTGAGGCCATCTACACGCTCGCGGGACCTGCCATGGACCTGATCGATACGTTATTTTCCTGGCTGGGCGAAGTGGTGGGGAATTTCCTCGCTCCTGTCCCGGTCTTCCAGTCGCTAGTCTGCGACGGTATCATCGCCGGTGCGGGCGGTGTCGTGGTATTCCTGCCGCAGATTTTTCTTCTGTTCTTCTTCGTCTCGCTGCTGGAGGACACGGGCTACATGGCACGGGCAGCTTTCCTCATGGACAAGCTCTTCGGCTGGTGCGGCCTTAATGGCAAGAGCTTTGTGCCCCTGCTATCCAGCTATGCTTGCGCCGTTCCCGGCATCTTTGCCACCCGTACGATCGAGAATCCCCGCGCGCGGCTGGTCACGGTCCTCGTCGCTCCGCTCATGAGTTGCTCGGCTCGTCTGCCGGTCTATCTACTGCTGATCGGGGCATTTATCGAACCCGTGTGGGGCGTCTGGGCCGCTTCGCTGACGCTCTTCGCTATTCAGATGCTCGGGCTCTTCGTCGCCCTGCCCCTGGCCTGGGTGGTGAATCGCTTTATTTTCAAGACACCGAGCCAGCCATTTATCATGGAAATGCCGCCTTACCGTTTCCCGGTGCCCAAGGATGTGCTCTGGCGCATGTGGATGGGCGGAAAGGAATTTCTTCAGCGTGCGGGTACGATTATTGTCGTGATCAGCGTCATCATCTGGGCGCTCCTCTATTTCCCACATAAGCAGGGGGCGCATGACCAGAGTGCCGATCCTGTGGTGCAGGCAGAGCAGATCGAGCAAAGTTTCCTGGGCCGCGCCGGACATGCTTTGCAGCCGATCTTTGCCCCGGCGGGTTTTGACTGGAAAATCACCGTTGGCGTCCTGGCGAGTTTCCCGGCCCGCGAGGTGATTGTCTCCACCTTGGGAATCATCTATCGCCTTGGTGGCGATGTGGAGGATTCAGACGGCGCACTCGCCGATGCTCTTCGCGCCGAGCGCTGGCCTGACGGCCCCCACAAGGGGCAGCCGGTATTCACCCTCCCGGTGGCGCTCGCCATCATGGTCTTTTTCGCCTTTTGTATGCAGTGCTCATCGACCCTGGTGGTCATTGCCCGGGAAGTGGGCGCCCGGTATGCCGTCCTCACCTTTGTCTATATGACCACTCTGGCCTGGGTAGCGGCCGTGGCGGTTTATCAGACGACCTCGTTATTCCTATGA
- a CDS encoding YIP1 family protein gives MFRIHIARNRQPLGQFSPEEVAEGLKTGRFLASDLAWREPMDAWKPLGEFDNLPEVPDPEPELESLPSIIERKQEDIPQPAWERVGELGFFKALFETFRQIFATPVQTFRASSATSGYKRPMIFFTLISTLTIWVAFLYRVALAQVNPEALAPTIPKGMSQSEFLWSQASVLPLVPLLVMLGTVISAAIFHGLLSVIGGTTKPFEATFRAFCYAGGTASLVQFIPICGGPLFFFAFSILMVIALRETHQVSSAKATIGVVIPMLFCCGLMLGLTALVIGLAPQVLPK, from the coding sequence ATGTTCCGTATTCACATCGCCCGCAACAGGCAACCCCTCGGTCAGTTTTCCCCGGAAGAGGTCGCGGAAGGACTGAAAACCGGGCGTTTCCTCGCGTCTGATCTCGCCTGGCGGGAGCCCATGGATGCCTGGAAGCCATTGGGCGAGTTTGACAATCTCCCGGAGGTTCCCGACCCGGAGCCCGAGCTCGAGTCTCTCCCTTCCATCATCGAGCGCAAACAAGAAGACATTCCCCAGCCTGCCTGGGAACGGGTGGGCGAGCTGGGTTTCTTCAAAGCCTTGTTTGAAACTTTCCGGCAGATCTTTGCCACGCCGGTACAGACGTTTCGCGCCTCATCTGCGACCTCGGGCTACAAGCGGCCGATGATTTTTTTCACCCTCATTTCGACCCTCACAATCTGGGTTGCATTCCTCTACCGGGTCGCGCTCGCGCAGGTGAACCCCGAGGCTCTCGCTCCGACTATTCCCAAGGGTATGTCGCAGTCGGAGTTTCTCTGGAGTCAGGCATCGGTGCTTCCCCTTGTCCCTCTCCTCGTGATGCTCGGCACCGTGATTTCCGCGGCAATCTTTCATGGCCTGCTCTCGGTGATAGGCGGCACGACCAAACCCTTTGAAGCCACATTCCGAGCGTTTTGCTACGCGGGGGGCACGGCGTCCCTCGTCCAGTTCATCCCCATCTGCGGGGGTCCGCTGTTCTTCTTCGCCTTCTCGATTCTGATGGTGATCGCCCTGCGGGAGACACACCAGGTTTCCTCGGCCAAGGCAACGATTGGCGTCGTCATCCCGATGCTTTTTTGCTGCGGGCTGATGCTCGGGCTGACCGCTTTGGTTATCGGACTCGCTCCCCAGGTGCTTCCTAAATAA
- a CDS encoding dihydrofolate reductase: MIAIAAMAANRVIGKAGTIPWRLPEDMKFFKRTTLGHVVLMGRKTYDSIGKPLPGRENWVLTRQEIAIPGVTVLHDLDRIPTAPKGCEIFLIGGAELYAALLPKCREILLTRLPEPVEGDAYFPAFEQDFALRETVISSPGMTVERYVRR, translated from the coding sequence ATGATCGCGATCGCTGCGATGGCGGCCAACCGGGTGATTGGAAAGGCTGGCACTATCCCGTGGCGGCTGCCCGAGGACATGAAATTCTTCAAGCGCACTACTCTCGGCCATGTCGTCCTGATGGGGCGTAAAACCTACGATTCCATCGGAAAGCCGCTGCCTGGCCGGGAAAACTGGGTGCTGACGCGCCAGGAGATCGCCATTCCCGGCGTGACGGTGCTGCATGATCTGGACCGCATTCCCACAGCGCCAAAAGGGTGTGAGATCTTCCTGATCGGCGGAGCCGAGCTCTATGCCGCCCTGCTACCCAAATGCCGAGAGATTCTGCTCACCCGACTGCCCGAGCCGGTCGAAGGTGACGCATATTTCCCGGCATTCGAGCAGGATTTCGCACTCCGGGAGACAGTGATATCCAGTCCCGGGATGACCGTGGAGCGATACGTCCGCCGCTAA
- a CDS encoding FAD-dependent monooxygenase, translating into MSQTTSSPADVLIVGAGPVGLSAALWLAQAGVKVRIVDRLAAPMRQSRAAIIHSRTLEHFERMGIVEDFLSAGVKVHGVNVMGEGNTTLLHPRLDKLPTAYPFMLGLDQSHTEAILARRLAGCGVRVERGTEFLAYDERDAAVSVRLRIASGGLEAASFRYVIGADGAHSAVRAAMKLQLEGETLDSVWITADVKISWERPPDELFAYLGRSGMIFIAPLNDDRWRVILNVSGMTMRDAEKLGLSEIEAIIQDRFGSRIPMYDPVWISPFGINTRLSPAMKKGRVFIAGDASHVHSPVGGQGMNTGIQDAINLSWKLASVLHGNGGEGLLSSYQIERHGNARKLLERVGPATRMADLHSSLSIEVRNHLIRFVGLVGMDNAMAETVSMLNVAYRDSAIVEEGHLGWLSGAPHAGERAPEAWGLQTRSGAHTRLHALWKGDGRFQLLIFGNALAPADLPGFVRVIRIFREGNAGDSVVIDRRGEAHKAYAVGKDGACYLIRPDGIISYRGISSDMSLLIRHLERNFGTE; encoded by the coding sequence ATGAGTCAGACAACGTCGTCCCCTGCGGATGTCTTGATCGTGGGAGCCGGCCCCGTCGGCCTCAGCGCCGCCCTTTGGCTGGCGCAGGCCGGGGTGAAGGTGCGCATCGTGGATCGTCTCGCCGCTCCGATGCGACAATCCCGCGCAGCGATCATTCATTCCCGCACCTTGGAGCATTTCGAGAGAATGGGGATCGTGGAGGACTTTCTCTCGGCCGGGGTGAAGGTTCATGGCGTCAATGTCATGGGAGAAGGAAATACCACCCTGCTTCATCCCCGGCTGGACAAGCTGCCCACGGCGTACCCTTTCATGCTGGGGTTGGATCAGTCCCATACCGAGGCCATCCTGGCGCGCAGGCTGGCGGGCTGCGGCGTGAGGGTGGAGCGCGGGACGGAGTTTCTGGCCTATGATGAACGTGACGCGGCGGTGTCGGTGCGATTGCGCATCGCCTCCGGCGGGCTGGAGGCGGCCTCGTTCCGGTACGTGATCGGCGCCGATGGCGCGCATAGCGCGGTGCGGGCCGCCATGAAGCTGCAGCTCGAGGGGGAGACGCTGGATTCCGTCTGGATCACCGCCGATGTGAAAATCAGCTGGGAGCGGCCGCCGGATGAGCTGTTTGCCTATCTCGGACGCTCGGGGATGATCTTCATCGCCCCGCTCAATGACGATCGCTGGCGGGTGATTCTCAATGTCTCCGGCATGACCATGCGTGACGCGGAGAAGCTGGGCTTGTCCGAGATCGAGGCCATCATCCAGGATCGCTTTGGCTCCCGCATCCCGATGTACGATCCCGTGTGGATCAGCCCCTTTGGCATCAATACCCGGCTGAGTCCCGCGATGAAAAAAGGCCGGGTCTTCATCGCTGGCGATGCGTCGCATGTGCACAGTCCGGTCGGCGGACAGGGGATGAACACCGGTATCCAGGATGCGATTAATCTCTCGTGGAAGCTCGCCTCCGTCCTGCACGGAAATGGTGGAGAGGGCCTGCTGTCCAGCTATCAGATCGAGCGTCATGGCAATGCCCGCAAGCTGCTGGAGCGCGTGGGCCCCGCCACCCGCATGGCGGACCTGCATTCTTCTCTTTCCATCGAGGTGCGCAATCATCTCATCCGATTCGTCGGCCTCGTGGGCATGGACAATGCCATGGCCGAGACGGTGAGCATGTTGAATGTGGCTTACCGGGACAGCGCCATCGTGGAGGAGGGGCATCTGGGCTGGCTCAGCGGCGCTCCCCATGCGGGCGAGCGGGCACCGGAGGCCTGGGGGTTGCAGACCCGAAGCGGGGCGCACACCCGCCTTCATGCTCTTTGGAAAGGGGATGGCCGGTTTCAGCTCTTGATCTTTGGCAATGCCCTGGCTCCGGCAGATCTGCCGGGTTTTGTCCGGGTGATCCGCATCTTCCGCGAGGGCAATGCGGGCGATTCTGTGGTCATCGACCGCCGAGGCGAGGCTCATAAGGCCTACGCTGTCGGAAAGGATGGCGCCTGCTATCTCATCCGCCCCGACGGTATCATTTCCTACCGTGGGATTTCCTCTGATATGAGTTTGTTAATCAGGCATTTGGAGAGAAATTTTGGCACTGAGTGA
- a CDS encoding MBL fold metallo-hydrolase: MFEVITLGSGSAGNSMLVRGTSSAFLVDAGLSAKQLSVRLQACGVRVEDLSGVLLTHEHQDHCGGLKVLMNRCRFPVYCNPLTARAMSDAGFPHANWQLFQNGCAFALSEFTILPFQVPHDASDPVGFRISTRGACLGVLTDLGYATRNVFDVLKGIHALLIETNYDEEMLQRDIRRPWSVKQRIQSKHGHLSNTAAARVVEELHAPDLRHVILGHLSKDCNSPDLAETCVRSTLEARGRGTSVYCAGQDVPSPAFALI; this comes from the coding sequence ATGTTTGAGGTTATCACCCTGGGAAGCGGCAGTGCTGGCAATTCCATGCTCGTGCGCGGCACCTCGAGCGCATTCCTGGTCGATGCGGGCCTGAGTGCGAAACAGCTTTCTGTCCGGCTTCAGGCCTGCGGGGTGCGTGTCGAGGACCTTTCGGGAGTTCTCCTCACTCATGAACATCAGGACCATTGCGGAGGGCTGAAGGTTCTCATGAACCGCTGCCGTTTCCCGGTGTATTGCAACCCGCTTACCGCTCGCGCCATGTCCGATGCTGGATTCCCGCATGCGAATTGGCAGCTTTTTCAGAACGGATGCGCATTCGCCTTGAGTGAGTTCACCATTCTGCCATTTCAGGTTCCGCACGATGCCTCTGATCCTGTTGGGTTTCGCATCTCTACTCGAGGGGCATGTCTTGGCGTATTAACCGACCTCGGCTACGCGACGCGTAACGTCTTCGATGTGCTCAAGGGCATCCATGCCCTGCTCATCGAGACGAATTACGACGAGGAGATGCTCCAGCGCGACATCCGCCGGCCATGGTCGGTGAAACAGCGCATTCAATCGAAGCACGGGCATCTTTCAAATACCGCAGCCGCCCGAGTGGTGGAGGAACTCCACGCGCCTGACCTGAGACATGTCATTCTTGGCCACTTGAGCAAGGACTGCAACTCCCCCGACCTGGCCGAAACCTGTGTACGATCCACCCTGGAGGCGCGTGGACGAGGAACCTCGGTTTATTGTGCCGGGCAGGACGTGCCGAGTCCGGCTTTTGCCCTTATTTAG
- a CDS encoding thymidylate synthase yields the protein MQQYHRLLRLVLEQGKYKSDRTGTGTYSVFGAQERFDLRDTFPLLTTKKLHLRSIIHELLWFLQGDTNVTYLRENKVTIWDEWADQNGDLGRVYGAQWRDWRNSQGQSIDQIAEVIDQIRKNPDSRRLIVSAWNPGEISQMALAPCHALFQFYVQDGELSCQLYQRSADLFLGVPFNIASYALLTLMVAQVCGLQPGEFVHTFGDLHLYSNHLDQAREQLSRDFRPLPRMKLNPAVKEIGDFRYEDFTLEGYDPHPAIKAPISV from the coding sequence ATGCAGCAATACCATCGCCTGCTCCGCCTCGTCCTCGAACAGGGCAAATACAAGTCCGACCGGACGGGCACGGGCACATACTCGGTTTTCGGGGCGCAGGAGCGCTTCGATCTGCGCGATACCTTTCCCTTGCTCACCACCAAGAAGCTCCATCTCCGTTCGATCATTCATGAGTTGCTGTGGTTCCTGCAGGGAGACACCAATGTCACCTATCTCCGGGAGAACAAGGTGACGATCTGGGACGAGTGGGCCGATCAAAATGGCGACCTTGGCCGCGTATACGGCGCTCAGTGGAGGGACTGGCGCAACTCCCAGGGGCAATCAATCGACCAGATTGCAGAGGTCATCGACCAGATCCGTAAAAATCCCGACAGCCGACGGCTTATTGTGTCAGCCTGGAATCCCGGTGAGATTTCCCAGATGGCGCTGGCACCCTGCCATGCATTGTTTCAGTTCTATGTGCAGGATGGCGAGTTGAGCTGCCAGCTGTACCAGCGTAGCGCCGACCTGTTCCTCGGCGTGCCCTTCAACATTGCCTCGTATGCGCTGCTCACGCTTATGGTGGCACAGGTCTGCGGCCTACAGCCGGGAGAGTTTGTGCATACCTTCGGCGACTTGCATCTATACTCAAATCATCTCGATCAGGCCCGTGAACAGCTTAGCCGCGACTTTCGCCCCCTGCCCCGCATGAAACTGAACCCGGCGGTGAAGGAGATCGGAGATTTCCGCTACGAGGACTTCACCCTGGAAGGCTACGATCCGCATCCGGCCATCAAGGCGCCTATCTCCGTATGA
- a CDS encoding transporter substrate-binding domain-containing protein — protein MNRFFLVLVAFFSSFTLEAWSQKIHIVTRNIEPFSFEQNGRRVGYAMDLWQEVAREAGMDYDVQVVGTAQEMVDALTNRTADAAVGALSVTSKREEIMDFSQPFYESGLQIVTSGKTASIADTIFQLVGNLLNWKLVGAFTLLIVVMLVISHLVWLYEHKVNEEMWPKSYRHGLWESFWWTISTLLVGGADNKGPVGVGGRIIAIIWMLLSIVLVSLLTASFTTTLTVNTLKGDISGPGDLPGRDVATITGSTAANWLTNHGANPKPYATLTECLTALKRKEVAAVVYDAPLVQYAVSKDGDDKLQLVEPAFDRQNYAIGLQQDSPLRERINRALLALSESGANTDLQKKWFGTASE, from the coding sequence ATGAATCGCTTCTTTCTCGTTCTGGTTGCTTTCTTTTCCAGCTTCACCCTGGAGGCCTGGAGTCAGAAAATCCACATCGTGACCCGCAATATCGAGCCGTTCTCCTTTGAGCAAAACGGCAGGCGCGTCGGCTATGCCATGGACCTGTGGCAGGAAGTCGCCCGCGAGGCCGGGATGGACTATGACGTACAGGTCGTGGGAACCGCCCAGGAGATGGTCGACGCCTTGACCAATCGGACGGCGGATGCTGCGGTCGGTGCGCTGAGCGTTACATCCAAACGCGAGGAAATCATGGATTTCTCCCAGCCCTTCTATGAATCCGGCCTTCAGATTGTCACCTCGGGAAAGACAGCTTCCATCGCCGACACCATCTTCCAACTGGTTGGAAATCTCCTGAACTGGAAACTCGTAGGCGCCTTCACCCTTTTGATCGTGGTGATGCTCGTCATTTCCCACCTCGTCTGGCTGTACGAACACAAAGTCAACGAGGAGATGTGGCCGAAGAGCTATCGCCACGGCCTTTGGGAGTCCTTTTGGTGGACGATCAGCACACTGCTCGTCGGCGGCGCGGATAACAAAGGGCCGGTCGGCGTGGGAGGTCGTATCATTGCCATCATCTGGATGCTGCTCAGTATCGTGCTGGTTTCCCTCCTCACCGCGTCTTTCACGACCACCCTCACCGTCAACACGCTCAAGGGCGATATCTCCGGACCGGGAGATTTGCCCGGTCGCGACGTGGCGACGATCACGGGCAGCACCGCCGCAAACTGGCTCACCAATCATGGGGCGAATCCCAAGCCGTACGCGACCCTGACCGAGTGCCTTACCGCGTTGAAGCGCAAGGAAGTGGCCGCAGTGGTCTATGACGCGCCGCTCGTCCAGTACGCTGTCTCCAAGGATGGCGACGACAAGCTTCAACTCGTCGAACCCGCCTTTGACCGACAGAACTACGCCATCGGCCTCCAGCAGGACAGCCCGCTCCGCGAACGCATCAACCGTGCCCTGCTGGCACTCTCGGAGAGCGGCGCCAATACCGATCTCCAGAAAAAGTGGTTTGGAACTGCTTCCGAGTAG
- a CDS encoding FeoA family protein encodes MDPAVPQSTGETPKRRRTVNDLAPCEQAKVTAIHHDEGMGQRLMSLGLVPGCPLQFVRSAPLGDPLMIKIPGCLLCLRRAEARLVEIEDEIAA; translated from the coding sequence ATGGATCCAGCCGTTCCCCAGTCGACCGGAGAAACTCCGAAACGCCGTCGTACGGTGAACGATCTGGCTCCCTGCGAGCAGGCGAAGGTAACCGCCATTCATCATGACGAGGGTATGGGCCAGCGGCTGATGTCGCTGGGGCTCGTACCCGGCTGTCCGCTTCAGTTTGTCCGCTCTGCTCCTCTGGGTGATCCTCTCATGATCAAGATCCCTGGATGTTTGCTCTGCCTCCGGCGAGCGGAAGCCCGGTTGGTCGAGATCGAGGACGAAATCGCCGCCTGA
- a CDS encoding radical SAM protein codes for MNWISYCDRPEVVVWEMTRACRLACTHCRAEAQPKRDPLELDTNEARTLIDHVAAFSPRFFIFSGGDPSRRPDLVELVAHAASRGLRVALSPSATPDMLALDFEALAEAGLACLSFSLDGATEETHNTFRGVKRAWEWTMQGIAATRKAGIPFQINTTITAQNYHEFDAMTTLVESLKPSVWSIFMVVPTGRADAHQLPEPKQAEALLNKLCELSRRVPFAIKTTEAPQYRRIQLQQAERAGLERPHVGGTNDGRGFVFISHRGEVCPSGFLPVSAGNVRRLPLLQIYRESPLFRSLRNPTALKGKCGRCDYRMLCGGSRARAFALRGDPLAEEPLCTYQPKPQE; via the coding sequence ATGAACTGGATCTCTTATTGCGATCGCCCGGAAGTGGTCGTGTGGGAGATGACCCGGGCTTGTCGGCTGGCGTGCACTCATTGCCGCGCCGAGGCCCAGCCCAAGCGCGATCCGCTTGAACTGGATACGAATGAAGCCCGGACTCTCATCGATCACGTAGCAGCCTTTTCCCCACGATTTTTCATCTTCAGCGGAGGAGATCCCTCCCGGCGACCCGATCTCGTCGAACTCGTCGCCCACGCCGCCAGTCGAGGACTGCGCGTAGCCCTCAGCCCCAGCGCCACGCCGGATATGCTGGCTCTGGATTTTGAAGCCCTCGCCGAGGCTGGCCTGGCTTGCTTGTCCTTCAGTCTTGATGGGGCTACGGAGGAAACTCACAACACCTTTCGCGGGGTGAAGCGTGCCTGGGAGTGGACGATGCAGGGCATCGCAGCCACTCGCAAGGCGGGCATTCCGTTCCAGATCAACACAACGATCACCGCGCAGAATTATCATGAGTTTGACGCGATGACGACGCTCGTGGAATCCCTGAAGCCCTCCGTCTGGAGCATTTTCATGGTGGTGCCAACCGGCCGTGCCGATGCGCATCAATTGCCCGAGCCCAAGCAGGCCGAGGCGCTTCTCAACAAGCTCTGTGAGCTTTCGCGCCGGGTGCCCTTCGCCATTAAAACGACGGAAGCTCCCCAGTATCGCCGCATTCAGCTCCAGCAGGCTGAGCGTGCCGGGTTGGAACGTCCTCATGTGGGAGGCACCAATGACGGGCGGGGCTTTGTTTTCATCTCGCACCGCGGTGAAGTGTGCCCGAGCGGGTTCCTGCCTGTCTCTGCTGGCAATGTCCGACGTTTGCCATTGCTCCAGATTTATCGCGAATCACCGCTTTTCCGCTCCCTGCGCAATCCCACCGCGCTCAAGGGCAAGTGCGGCCGGTGCGACTACCGCATGCTTTGCGGCGGATCGCGTGCCCGTGCCTTCGCTCTTCGCGGCGACCCGCTCGCTGAGGAACCCCTTTGCACCTATCAACCTAAACCGCAGGAATGA